A single Pseudanabaenaceae cyanobacterium SKYG29 DNA region contains:
- a CDS encoding mechanosensitive ion channel family protein: protein MNVDELVKTSLNLVTEGVLKAIVAIILWFVGRRLISFATSLVGKGLRGQRFDATLASYIVSSLGVLLNIVLVVAILGYFGIETTSFAALLAAAGVAIGAAWSGLLANFAAGVFLVIFQPFRVGDFVAAGGVEGTVNEIGLFVTTITTVDNIRTYVGNNRIFADNIRNFSANPYRRVDLVAQLDHNVNHQEAIRLLRERLVNIPNVVSNPAPELEILEFNLAGTVLAVRPYCHNDHYWQVYFDTNRVIRECFTEAEFPVPQHHLHIEQG from the coding sequence ATGAATGTTGATGAACTAGTTAAAACATCCCTCAATCTTGTTACAGAGGGAGTGTTGAAGGCTATTGTTGCCATAATCTTATGGTTTGTGGGCAGACGGCTGATCAGTTTTGCCACCAGTTTAGTGGGCAAGGGACTGCGGGGACAAAGATTTGATGCAACTCTCGCTAGCTACATTGTCTCCAGTTTGGGGGTCTTACTCAACATAGTTTTGGTAGTAGCAATCCTGGGCTATTTTGGCATTGAAACCACTTCTTTTGCCGCTTTACTAGCAGCAGCTGGTGTAGCGATCGGGGCAGCCTGGAGTGGCTTACTAGCAAATTTTGCCGCAGGTGTATTCCTGGTAATTTTCCAGCCCTTCCGAGTGGGGGATTTTGTTGCGGCAGGGGGAGTAGAAGGCACTGTCAATGAAATTGGGTTGTTTGTTACCACAATTACCACGGTAGATAATATTCGCACCTACGTCGGTAATAACAGGATTTTTGCTGATAATATCCGAAACTTTTCTGCTAATCCCTATCGCCGCGTAGACTTAGTTGCCCAGTTAGATCACAATGTCAATCACCAAGAAGCAATCAGATTACTGCGGGAACGTCTGGTGAATATTCCCAATGTAGTGTCTAACCCTGCCCCTGAGCTGGAAATTTTAGAATTTAACCTGGCGGGAACCGTGCTAGCTGTGCGTCCCTACTGTCATAATGATCATTATTGGCAGGTGTATTTCGATACTAACCGCGTGATCCGGGAGTGCTTCACGGAAGCCGAGTTCCCTGTACCCCAACACCATCTGCATATCGAACAAGGCTAA
- a CDS encoding TIGR00297 family protein, translated as MFLSNPWLLGALVNGVLLTIGLFLPRKALTTAGLFHAFALGVLLWGCLGWQGYLVMMTYFLLGTGVTYVGKDIKEARGIAEKRSGARGPANLWGSAFVATVCAVGYVFFPHPLWQLGYVASVATKLADTMASEVGKAYGRTTYLITNLQLVPPGTEGAVSLEGTLAGILGAIVLALVGWLVGLISNPQELLLCVGAAFIATNLESVIGATLQSRWQWLTNEIVNAINTCLGATIAVGLRLLISR; from the coding sequence ATGTTCCTCTCCAACCCCTGGCTCCTCGGTGCACTGGTCAATGGTGTGTTGCTCACTATCGGTCTATTCCTACCCCGCAAGGCGCTAACCACAGCGGGTCTATTCCATGCCTTTGCATTGGGGGTGCTACTGTGGGGCTGTCTGGGTTGGCAGGGCTACCTGGTGATGATGACCTATTTTCTGCTAGGGACAGGGGTAACTTATGTGGGCAAAGACATCAAGGAAGCCAGGGGAATTGCGGAGAAACGATCGGGGGCACGGGGACCAGCTAATCTCTGGGGGTCCGCCTTTGTGGCAACGGTCTGTGCCGTGGGCTATGTTTTTTTTCCCCATCCCCTCTGGCAATTGGGCTATGTTGCCAGTGTGGCTACTAAGCTTGCTGATACCATGGCGAGTGAGGTAGGCAAGGCTTACGGACGAACTACTTATTTGATCACTAATTTGCAACTAGTGCCCCCAGGCACAGAAGGAGCAGTAAGCCTGGAAGGTACGCTGGCAGGGATATTGGGAGCGATCGTCCTTGCCTTGGTAGGCTGGCTTGTGGGTTTAATTAGCAATCCCCAGGAATTACTCCTCTGCGTGGGAGCGGCTTTTATTGCCACTAATCTAGAAAGTGTGATCGGCGCTACCCTACAATCCCGCTGGCAGTGGCTGACTAATGAAATCGTCAATGCTATCAATACCTGCTTGGGGGCAACGATCGCTGTTGGGTTACGGTTACTGATTAGCCGCTAA
- the rplU gene encoding 50S ribosomal protein L21, which yields MGYAIIETGGKQYQVEPGRFIDVELLHREVGDKFSITNVLLVNLDGTIVVGQPHVPNACVDVTVLKHYKAKKVIVYKMKPKKKTRKKRGHRQQLTRIMVDTIRLDAAPQPTTVQ from the coding sequence ATGGGTTACGCAATTATCGAAACAGGTGGCAAACAGTACCAGGTAGAGCCAGGACGCTTTATCGATGTCGAATTACTTCATCGAGAAGTAGGGGATAAATTCTCTATTACCAATGTCCTACTGGTCAACCTCGATGGCACGATCGTGGTGGGGCAACCCCATGTCCCTAATGCTTGTGTTGATGTGACAGTCCTCAAGCACTACAAAGCCAAAAAAGTGATCGTTTATAAGATGAAACCTAAGAAAAAGACGCGCAAGAAACGGGGACATCGGCAGCAACTGACTAGAATTATGGTTGATACCATCCGTTTGGACGCTGCGCCCCAGCCCACTACAGTACAATAG
- the rpmA gene encoding 50S ribosomal protein L27 → MAHKKGSGSTRNGRDSNAQRLGVKRFGGQVVRAGNILVRQRGTKFHPGKNVGIGGDDTLFALIDGVVKFERYGKTRQRVSVYSLAANQ, encoded by the coding sequence ATGGCACATAAGAAAGGTTCTGGTAGCACCCGCAACGGTCGGGATTCTAATGCCCAACGGTTAGGGGTAAAGCGCTTTGGTGGTCAAGTAGTTAGAGCAGGGAACATTCTAGTACGCCAACGGGGCACCAAGTTTCACCCTGGCAAAAATGTCGGCATTGGTGGAGATGACACTCTCTTCGCTCTCATCGATGGGGTAGTCAAATTTGAACGCTACGGCAAAACTCGCCAGCGGGTGAGCGTCTATAGCTTAGCGGCTAATCAGTAA
- a CDS encoding metal ABC transporter permease produces the protein MVNLLELLQEPFMQRALWGGVLLGILGGLLGCFVILRGLSLFGDTLGHASILGVVIAALTELPPTPTLILFAVIFGITIRLLAERTHLGEDTILGVALAGSVSLALIGFTFVRGFRGNLTAVLFGDILAISNSDLVILVVLLAVVITGIYFTLPQQVLISLSIDLARVKKIPVLTYQYSFVILLAAVIALSLRAAGILLVNGFLVIPAATARLLCNRFIPFLMLSATIGVLSAVTGVVTSAWFNLPCGPCIILLQILSFLGAVISSRH, from the coding sequence ATGGTAAATCTGCTAGAACTCCTACAAGAACCTTTTATGCAGCGGGCTTTGTGGGGGGGAGTTCTTCTAGGAATTTTGGGGGGATTATTAGGCTGTTTTGTCATTTTACGTGGTCTGTCTTTGTTTGGGGATACATTGGGTCACGCTAGCATTTTAGGGGTAGTAATCGCCGCTTTAACAGAATTACCACCTACTCCTACACTGATCTTGTTCGCTGTCATCTTTGGTATTACTATTCGCTTGTTAGCAGAACGTACGCACTTGGGGGAAGATACAATTTTGGGAGTAGCTTTAGCGGGGTCTGTGTCTTTGGCATTGATTGGCTTTACATTTGTGCGAGGATTCCGCGGCAATCTGACAGCTGTTTTATTCGGCGATATTTTGGCAATTAGTAATTCAGACTTAGTGATATTAGTAGTATTGTTAGCAGTAGTGATAACAGGTATCTACTTTACACTGCCCCAGCAAGTTTTAATCAGTCTTAGTATCGATTTAGCCCGGGTGAAAAAAATCCCTGTTTTAACCTATCAGTATAGTTTCGTTATTTTACTGGCAGCAGTAATAGCTTTATCCCTAAGAGCGGCAGGTATCTTATTAGTAAATGGTTTTTTGGTTATTCCTGCTGCTACTGCCCGTCTTCTATGTAATAGGTTTATCCCATTTCTGATGTTATCTGCCACAATTGGTGTCCTTAGCGCTGTAACAGGTGTAGTTACTTCTGCTTGGTTTAACCTGCCGTGTGGCCCTTGCATAATTTTGCTGCAGATATTATCCTTTCTAGGAGCAGTAATTAGCAGTAGACACTAG
- a CDS encoding zinc metalloprotease HtpX has product MSLRVAKEYLQRKRYTEAIALLQAYCQDHPDPHAPDFLQAQMWLVTAWHRSGQLDKARALCEKLLNSADLQTQDWAKKYLLNLQKELGEFVPVVANAPQTEAVVTAQANRYRRRNVVLSQKKGDRWICLGAAIATLLVFVSLILGFYLFWLTRFVLEITPGWWWVLGTVTVITSVLLYFMSPWLIDITQKRYQNVQWITWGELEFRSPEAVELVQFFCDVRNLGIPRLGWIDAPQPVAFCYGVLPNSVRIVVSRGLFEVLDEDEVACTIAHLLGRIANGSCFILTFVSLPTQLFYLLSVQLERWSFVLKQGKSSKVKWYLARLAKWCAIAAHFFFDLSHYLSSGLLRATTYLNDRFAAELTGNPNGVMRALPKMARGLVAGIPQEMQARILASTRGLGVYDYQNVIAVGIAWEILYSRQSDKNIYEVFLWELFNPWASWLEWQSTHPPIGKRLRRLTFYAQQLGLIPEYQFSDLLNRKLSKRQLRHRFGRDFLIHVSPWLAPLVGLIGAEVLNVLLDLYNSWLTISFISLGWGFGLMFVGALRFPPYRRVRDTDLVSLLLDPYASAVRGEPVQLPGELLSYSAQDPLRYLLKLEDQGGILLVNALAEPIEWYQDRVAVVQRLEQLTGESVIVAGWFRRFRAPVLDLATLRPLVGEKQTFRSYHQSWNNVFSTIVVLVGLFCLLLSAL; this is encoded by the coding sequence ATGTCCCTCAGAGTTGCCAAGGAATATCTGCAAAGGAAGCGCTATACGGAGGCGATCGCTCTCTTGCAAGCCTACTGTCAAGACCACCCCGACCCCCATGCCCCCGATTTTCTCCAAGCCCAGATGTGGTTAGTTACTGCCTGGCATCGATCGGGGCAGTTGGACAAAGCTAGAGCACTCTGTGAGAAATTACTCAACTCTGCTGACCTACAAACTCAAGATTGGGCAAAAAAGTATTTACTGAATTTACAAAAGGAATTGGGTGAGTTTGTTCCTGTGGTGGCGAATGCTCCCCAAACTGAAGCAGTAGTTACTGCCCAAGCTAATCGCTATCGCCGTCGTAACGTAGTTTTATCTCAAAAAAAGGGCGATCGGTGGATTTGTCTAGGTGCTGCTATCGCTACTTTGCTTGTTTTTGTTAGTCTGATTTTGGGGTTTTATCTGTTTTGGTTGACCAGATTTGTCTTGGAAATTACCCCTGGTTGGTGGTGGGTTTTAGGGACTGTAACTGTCATTACGTCTGTACTACTTTATTTTATGTCCCCCTGGCTGATTGATATTACGCAAAAACGCTATCAAAATGTGCAGTGGATCACTTGGGGGGAGTTGGAATTCCGTAGTCCTGAGGCAGTAGAATTGGTGCAATTTTTCTGTGATGTGCGCAACTTAGGTATTCCCCGTTTGGGTTGGATTGATGCTCCCCAGCCTGTTGCTTTTTGTTATGGCGTTTTACCGAATTCAGTGCGCATAGTTGTCAGCAGGGGGCTGTTTGAAGTTTTAGATGAGGATGAAGTTGCCTGTACGATTGCCCATTTGTTGGGTAGAATAGCTAACGGCAGTTGTTTCATTTTAACGTTTGTCAGCCTTCCAACGCAGCTTTTCTATCTGCTATCTGTACAGTTAGAGCGATGGAGTTTTGTTCTCAAACAGGGAAAATCCAGTAAGGTCAAATGGTATCTGGCACGGTTGGCGAAATGGTGTGCTATTGCTGCCCACTTTTTCTTTGACCTCAGTCATTATTTGAGCAGTGGTTTACTCAGGGCAACAACCTATTTGAACGATCGGTTTGCGGCGGAACTGACGGGTAATCCCAATGGCGTGATGCGGGCGCTGCCCAAAATGGCTAGGGGTTTAGTGGCAGGTATTCCCCAGGAAATGCAGGCAAGGATTCTAGCATCAACACGGGGATTGGGGGTCTACGACTACCAGAATGTCATCGCAGTTGGTATTGCTTGGGAAATTCTTTACTCACGGCAGTCGGATAAAAATATTTATGAGGTGTTTTTGTGGGAACTCTTTAACCCCTGGGCAAGTTGGCTGGAGTGGCAATCTACCCATCCCCCCATCGGCAAACGTCTGCGTAGATTAACTTTCTATGCCCAACAATTGGGATTAATACCTGAGTATCAGTTCTCTGACTTGCTAAACAGAAAACTCAGTAAGAGACAACTGCGCCATCGGTTTGGTCGGGATTTCTTAATCCATGTCTCTCCCTGGTTAGCCCCTCTGGTTGGATTGATTGGGGCTGAAGTTCTCAATGTCCTCCTCGATCTGTACAATTCTTGGCTAACTATTAGTTTTATTTCCCTCGGGTGGGGCTTCGGTTTGATGTTTGTGGGGGCATTGCGCTTTCCTCCCTATCGGCGGGTGCGGGATACAGATTTAGTCAGTCTCCTCCTTGACCCCTATGCCAGTGCTGTACGGGGAGAACCTGTACAATTGCCAGGGGAACTCCTCAGCTACAGTGCTCAAGACCCCTTGCGCTATCTGCTAAAACTGGAAGACCAGGGAGGAATCTTGCTCGTCAATGCCCTAGCAGAACCGATCGAGTGGTACCAGGACCGCGTTGCCGTGGTGCAGAGACTGGAACAATTGACGGGGGAATCAGTGATCGTGGCGGGTTGGTTTCGCCGCTTCCGTGCTCCTGTGCTTGATCTTGCTACTCTGCGTCCCCTGGTGGGGGAAAAACAAACTTTTCGCAGTTATCATCAAAGTTGGAATAACGTGTTTAGTACGATCGTTGTCCTGGTAGGTTTGTTTTGTTTACTCCTCAGCGCCCTGTGA
- the psbD gene encoding photosystem II D2 protein (photosystem q(a) protein), with amino-acid sequence MTIAIGRSQQVERGWFDVLDDWLKRDRFVFIGWSGLLLFPCAFLAIGGFFTGITFVTSWYTHGLASSFLEGCNFLTAAVSTPSLSMGHSLLLLWGPEAQGDFTRWCQIGGLWTFTALHGAFGLIGFMLRQFEIARLVGIRPYNAIAFSAPIAVYVSVFLLYPLGQAGWFFAPSFGVAGIFRFILFFQGFHNWTLNPFHMMGVAGVLGGALLCAIHGATVENTLYKDGEYANTFVAFNPTQSEETYSMVTANRYWSQIFGIAFSNKRWLHFFMLFVPVTGLWMASIGVVGLALNLRAYDFVSQELRAAEDPEFETFYTKNLLLNEGIRAWMAPQDQPAERFVFPEEVLPRGNAL; translated from the coding sequence ATGACTATAGCAATTGGTAGATCACAACAGGTAGAGCGGGGATGGTTTGATGTCCTCGATGACTGGCTCAAGCGCGATCGGTTTGTCTTCATCGGCTGGAGCGGTCTCTTGCTCTTCCCCTGTGCTTTTCTCGCTATTGGTGGCTTCTTCACTGGCATCACCTTCGTTACCTCTTGGTATACCCACGGTTTAGCTTCCAGCTTCCTGGAAGGGTGCAACTTTCTGACTGCTGCTGTTTCCACTCCCTCTTTGAGCATGGGGCACTCTTTGCTCTTGCTCTGGGGTCCTGAAGCCCAAGGGGACTTTACCCGTTGGTGCCAAATTGGCGGTCTGTGGACGTTTACCGCTTTGCATGGTGCCTTTGGTCTGATTGGGTTTATGCTCCGTCAGTTTGAGATTGCCCGTCTGGTCGGTATCCGTCCCTACAACGCAATTGCCTTCTCTGCTCCCATTGCGGTATATGTGTCTGTCTTCTTGCTCTATCCCTTGGGGCAAGCAGGTTGGTTCTTTGCACCTAGCTTCGGTGTTGCGGGTATTTTCCGTTTTATTCTCTTCTTCCAAGGTTTCCACAACTGGACTCTCAATCCCTTCCACATGATGGGGGTAGCTGGTGTCTTGGGTGGTGCTCTGCTTTGCGCCATTCACGGTGCTACCGTAGAGAACACCCTCTACAAGGATGGGGAGTATGCTAACACCTTCGTTGCTTTCAATCCCACCCAGTCGGAGGAAACCTACTCCATGGTGACCGCTAACCGCTACTGGAGCCAAATCTTCGGGATTGCTTTCTCTAACAAGCGGTGGCTACACTTCTTCATGCTGTTTGTGCCTGTTACTGGTTTGTGGATGGCAAGTATTGGTGTGGTAGGTCTAGCTTTGAACCTCCGTGCCTATGACTTTGTGTCCCAGGAGTTGCGGGCGGCAGAAGACCCCGAATTTGAAACCTTCTACACTAAGAACCTGCTGTTGAACGAAGGTATCCGGGCCTGGATGGCTCCCCAAGACCAGCCGGCTGAACGGTTTGTCTTCCCTGAAGAAGTGCTGCCTCGCGGTAACGCTCTCTAA
- a CDS encoding GAF domain-containing sensor histidine kinase, producing MFTASPDLEAIVQAQLLLAVQSLGLLSAVLYLAQTTPEGTSQWVELASYPQDKPALPPDRDSHLSQGRLIVPLVYEEGILGLLVSEKEKGWTAAEQQQIEAIGRTLAIACALDQRYQWLLQQQKQERDLLANLLHQLKNPVTAIRTFAQLLVKRILPSDPNHSLAKGIVRETVHLQELLGEVKQTPLLSPAATSLLLPPAPINLTEVLEPIATSFASLAHSKGLQFTTLLPKDPVLVKAHPSALREAIGNILDNAIKYTPPGGNVTLTVAVTNHHCQIVVEDTGIGISTADLPHVFQRHFRSDKVNKEIEGSGLGLAIAKQLLEQIGGTIGIDSTEGVGTQVTIQLPKA from the coding sequence ATGTTTACTGCTAGTCCCGATCTGGAAGCGATCGTGCAAGCCCAATTGCTCTTGGCGGTGCAGAGTCTGGGTTTACTGTCGGCAGTGCTTTATCTAGCCCAAACTACTCCTGAGGGAACATCCCAGTGGGTGGAATTAGCTTCTTATCCCCAGGACAAACCAGCTTTACCACCCGATCGGGACTCCCACTTGTCCCAAGGACGTCTGATTGTGCCCCTGGTCTATGAAGAGGGGATATTGGGGTTACTGGTGTCAGAAAAGGAAAAGGGCTGGACAGCGGCAGAACAACAACAAATAGAGGCAATTGGTCGTACCCTGGCGATTGCCTGTGCCCTAGACCAGCGGTATCAGTGGCTGTTGCAGCAACAAAAACAGGAACGGGACTTGTTAGCTAATCTTCTCCACCAACTGAAAAATCCTGTTACTGCTATTCGTACCTTTGCCCAACTACTGGTGAAACGGATTTTACCTAGCGACCCCAATCATTCCCTTGCTAAGGGCATTGTGCGGGAAACTGTTCACCTGCAGGAATTGTTAGGGGAAGTCAAGCAAACACCCCTGCTCTCCCCTGCTGCTACTTCCCTGTTGCTACCCCCTGCTCCTATTAACCTGACGGAGGTACTGGAACCGATCGCCACATCCTTTGCCAGCCTAGCCCACAGTAAGGGTCTCCAGTTTACTACCCTCCTGCCCAAAGACCCTGTCTTGGTCAAAGCTCACCCCAGTGCCTTACGGGAAGCAATCGGTAACATTCTGGACAACGCCATCAAGTATACACCCCCTGGTGGCAATGTTACTCTCACAGTGGCTGTAACCAACCATCACTGCCAAATTGTAGTAGAAGACACAGGCATAGGCATTTCTACTGCAGACTTACCCCACGTTTTTCAACGCCACTTCCGCAGTGACAAGGTAAATAAGGAGATCGAAGGTAGTGGTCTTGGTCTAGCCATTGCTAAACAACTCCTGGAACAGATAGGAGGCACGATCGGAATCGATAGTACCGAAGGAGTGGGTACCCAGGTGACAATCCAATTACCTAAGGCTTAG
- a CDS encoding bifunctional metallophosphatase/5'-nucleotidase, which translates to MNKLFRYVTVSLAICLLIGGIYFINRFVTSSSSFTLQILHASDLEASLNAIKDAPNFAAVVDALRPTFANTIVVSSGDNYLPSPFYNASTDPSLAARYNFTPGKADIEIANAIGLQASAFGNHDFDQGLRQVRDLITPDSKRGYSGANFPYLSANLDFQPGDIDADSIAPDGEEVSQIAHKVAHTAVITVNGKKIGLLGATTTRLAQISSPGKDVVVKGSVDNTDQVDSKVLQPYVDSLTKAGIKYIILLAHLQQIQNEIELASQLRDVDVIIGGGSHQVLAKPTDRLRQDPPDRPFDTYPIQKTTATGEPIVIVNTGANYRYVGRLVVTFDDKGIITRIDPVSGAYATDPEGVKAVNGKPNPRVSQIVAEIARIIETKEKNIFGQTTTFLNGIRNEVRTEETNLGNLVADANLDYAKTIDPATVISFKNGGGIRAPIGAVTGNGGSEPVQRIPPLANRFANKPAGAISQLDIETALAFNNSLTLVTLTAAQLKQTMEHAVSQSAPGATPGRFPQISGFSFSFDPQQPVGQRIQSLVVGQDVVVKEGKLQGNPDRTFRAVTLNYLADGGDDYPLPRFPNLDRKDLATTKPIGFDTPGSEQYALATYLRKIGTVNLVDTAAQADQRIKNLALQ; encoded by the coding sequence ATGAACAAGCTGTTTAGGTATGTAACCGTTAGCTTAGCCATTTGTCTACTGATTGGGGGTATTTACTTTATCAACCGATTTGTCACTTCTTCCTCAAGTTTTACTCTCCAAATTCTCCATGCTAGTGATTTAGAGGCCTCCCTCAATGCTATCAAGGATGCGCCGAATTTTGCCGCCGTTGTTGATGCCTTGCGTCCCACTTTTGCCAATACAATTGTCGTTTCTAGTGGGGATAACTACTTACCTAGTCCCTTCTATAATGCCAGTACTGATCCCAGTTTAGCGGCACGGTATAATTTTACTCCAGGCAAAGCTGATATAGAAATAGCCAATGCCATTGGGTTGCAGGCTTCTGCCTTTGGCAATCATGATTTTGACCAGGGTTTACGGCAAGTGCGGGATTTAATAACACCAGATAGCAAACGGGGCTATAGTGGTGCTAATTTCCCCTATTTGAGTGCCAATTTAGACTTCCAACCAGGGGACATAGATGCTGATAGTATAGCTCCTGATGGAGAGGAAGTTAGTCAAATTGCCCATAAAGTTGCCCATACCGCTGTCATTACAGTCAATGGTAAAAAGATTGGTTTATTAGGAGCAACTACCACTAGATTAGCTCAAATTTCTAGCCCTGGTAAGGATGTTGTTGTCAAAGGTTCTGTTGATAACACTGACCAAGTAGATAGCAAAGTTCTCCAACCATATGTTGATAGTTTAACTAAGGCGGGAATTAAATACATTATTCTCCTTGCCCACCTGCAGCAAATACAGAATGAAATTGAATTAGCATCTCAACTACGGGATGTGGATGTAATTATTGGGGGTGGTTCCCATCAAGTATTAGCCAAACCCACCGATCGTTTAAGACAAGACCCCCCTGATCGCCCTTTTGACACTTATCCCATCCAAAAAACTACAGCCACAGGAGAACCGATCGTTATCGTTAACACGGGGGCAAATTATCGTTATGTTGGTCGTCTGGTAGTTACTTTCGATGACAAAGGTATCATTACAAGAATTGATCCTGTCAGCGGTGCCTACGCTACAGACCCAGAAGGGGTAAAGGCAGTGAACGGCAAACCCAATCCCCGTGTCAGTCAAATAGTAGCAGAGATTGCCCGCATTATTGAGACAAAAGAGAAAAATATCTTTGGTCAGACGACAACATTTTTGAATGGAATACGCAATGAAGTACGCACGGAAGAAACTAACTTAGGCAATCTCGTTGCTGATGCTAATTTAGACTATGCTAAAACAATCGATCCTGCCACTGTCATCTCCTTCAAGAATGGCGGTGGCATCAGAGCACCGATCGGGGCAGTTACAGGTAATGGCGGTAGTGAACCAGTGCAAAGAATCCCCCCCTTAGCTAATCGATTTGCCAATAAACCAGCGGGGGCAATTTCCCAGTTAGACATTGAGACAGCCCTAGCTTTTAATAACAGTCTGACCCTGGTGACATTGACTGCAGCACAACTCAAACAAACCATGGAACATGCTGTTTCCCAATCAGCTCCTGGGGCAACTCCTGGTCGCTTTCCCCAAATCAGTGGTTTTAGTTTTAGTTTCGATCCGCAGCAGCCAGTAGGGCAGAGAATTCAATCTCTAGTAGTTGGTCAGGATGTCGTAGTAAAAGAAGGTAAACTACAGGGCAATCCCGACCGTACTTTTCGGGCAGTGACTCTTAATTATTTAGCTGATGGTGGTGATGATTATCCCCTACCTAGGTTTCCTAACTTAGACAGAAAAGATTTGGCAACAACCAAGCCGATCGGGTTTGATACACCTGGCAGTGAACAATATGCCCTTGCTACCTATCTGAGGAAAATTGGCACTGTCAATCTTGTGGATACAGCTGCCCAAGCTGACCAAAGAATTAAGAATTTAGCGTTGCAATGA
- a CDS encoding phosphotransacetylase family protein produces the protein MSVWQNNWTERERGKSVAKHLLVGSTRGGSGKSAVILGLGLHLQKRGLAVGYGKPLGTFTSKELPQDAYPLEVDVKFITQALGLPPSLIRPTLLYLDRRSLEQQLRAPQDYSSQLRQYHAYSEGDLVLVEAPANTAEGAIFGLSLRQMAEALAAPILLVVRHSDLLVADHLLVAKERMGGYLMGVVINDIPPQSMEFARSVLTPFLEERGIAVLAVMPESRILRSISVAALVEELEAEILYAPDTLPLTEILIEDLKIGAMDVNSAQVFFRSAPQKAVVTGSSRVDLQLAALETSTVCLILTGTPHVTPEVRQRAAEFEVPILAVNKDTLTTVEIIRECLGQVRLQEGLKVKCIVDLLSDHFDFPRFYRLMELPVAAAKP, from the coding sequence ATGTCAGTGTGGCAAAATAATTGGACAGAGCGGGAGAGGGGCAAGTCTGTGGCAAAACATTTACTGGTTGGTTCAACGCGGGGAGGGAGTGGTAAGTCAGCGGTTATCTTAGGTTTGGGGTTGCACCTGCAAAAGCGTGGGCTAGCGGTAGGGTATGGTAAGCCCTTAGGTACATTTACTTCTAAGGAGTTACCCCAGGATGCCTACCCACTGGAGGTGGATGTCAAGTTTATTACCCAAGCTTTGGGGTTGCCCCCCAGTTTGATTCGCCCTACGTTGCTGTACCTCGATCGTCGTTCCTTAGAGCAGCAATTGCGTGCTCCCCAGGATTACAGTTCCCAGCTACGTCAGTATCACGCCTACAGTGAGGGGGATTTGGTACTAGTGGAAGCCCCAGCCAATACAGCAGAAGGAGCAATTTTCGGACTGTCCTTGCGACAAATGGCTGAAGCCCTGGCAGCTCCCATTTTGTTAGTGGTACGGCACAGCGATTTGCTGGTGGCAGATCACCTCCTAGTGGCAAAAGAGCGCATGGGGGGCTACTTAATGGGGGTAGTAATCAATGACATTCCCCCCCAGTCCATGGAGTTTGCCCGATCGGTTTTGACTCCTTTTTTAGAAGAGCGGGGAATTGCGGTGTTGGCGGTGATGCCCGAAAGTCGGATTTTGCGCAGTATCAGTGTAGCTGCCTTGGTGGAGGAGTTGGAAGCAGAGATACTCTATGCCCCTGACACTTTGCCGTTGACAGAGATTCTGATTGAGGACTTGAAAATTGGGGCTATGGATGTCAATTCTGCCCAGGTGTTTTTCCGCAGCGCTCCCCAAAAAGCAGTGGTAACAGGTAGCAGCAGAGTAGATTTGCAACTGGCAGCCCTGGAAACATCCACAGTTTGTCTAATTTTGACGGGTACCCCCCATGTGACACCAGAGGTACGGCAGCGGGCAGCGGAATTTGAAGTGCCCATCCTAGCTGTTAACAAGGACACTCTGACAACAGTAGAGATCATTCGGGAGTGCTTGGGGCAAGTGCGGTTACAGGAAGGGCTAAAAGTGAAATGTATTGTGGATTTACTGAGCGACCACTTTGACTTCCCCCGCTTCTATCGTCTGATGGAACTACCGGTGGCTGCAGCTAAGCCTTAG